TTTTACTCCTTGAGTTCAAATTTTTCAATATTTTTTGGATAAATTTTTTCTATAGTTTCCTTATATAATAAAAAAAGGAGTAGAACACTCTACTCCTTATAAAACTATACTAGTTCACCTTTTGCTATAACTTTTTTCAATTTTAAATGTTTATCTAAAATTACGATATCTGCAAAATATCCAGGTGATATTTTTCCATATTCATTATCTATATTAATTGCTTTAGCTGGATAAAGAGTTGCCATTCTTATAGCCTCTTCTAAAGTTATGTCACAGAATTTAACTAGATTTCTAACTCCAGCATCCATAGTTAAAGCTGAGCCACCTAAAGTTCCATCCTCTCCAAAACATTTACCATCTTTATAGTAAACCTTATTTCCTTCGAAGTAGAAATATTCCATATCTGTTCCTACTGGTGCAGCAGCATCAGTAACTAAGAACAATCTTTCACCCATAATTTTTATAGCTGATTTTATAGCTGAATAATGACAATGGAAACCATCAGCAATAACTCCTGCTTTTATATCACTATCAAATATAGCTCCTACAACTCCAGGCTCTCTATGATTAAAAGAAGTCATAGCATTATATAAGTGAGTTGCAAGTGTTATTCCGAAACCTTCTTTTTCTTTCACTTCTTCATAAGTAGCGTTAGAATGCCCAACTGCTACATGAATACCTGCTAAATTAAGTTTCGAAATGATTCCTTTTTCTGTATTTTCTGGTGCTAATGTAATTATTTTTACATTTTCTTTTCCAGCAGCAACAATTTTATCTATCATAGCTTCATCAGCTTTTCTTATAAATTTAGGATTATGAATCCCTTTTTTATCTTTAGAGATATAAGGTCCTTCTATATGTAACCCTAAAATTCCATACTTACCTTTATTCTCAATACTTTGAACTAATTCTAAAGCTTTTTCTATATTTTCATCTCCAGTTGTAATTAACGTTGGAGTAAATGACGTACATCCGTATCTTAAATTTGTTTTATGCATAATTTCTAAAGTTTTTAAACTTATATCATCGTTGAAAAGAACTCCTCCACAACCATTAAGCTGTAAATCTATAAATCCAGGAGTTACATATCCTTTTTCTGCATCAATAACTTCTATTTCTCCATACACAGTTTTCAATTCATCTTCAGACAGTATATCTACTATTCTCTCTCCATCAAGAACTAAAGCTTTTCCAGTATAGAATTTATTTCCTATAAATAACTCTCCATTTATTATAGCTTTCATTAACAATCCATCTCCTTACTTTCCACAGCTTTTATATAATTCTTCAATTAATAAATCTGTATCTAAGTTAGCTTTTTCAATATCTTTAAAGTATCTATAAGTTCCAACTTTTAACTCTGTACAAGCAGCTTCGTCAGAAACAATAATTCCTTTTGGATGTAACTGAAGAGCACTGATAGTCCACATATGATTTACACCTTGTTCAACTGCATGATGTAAAGCTCTTGCTTTTCCATGTCCATTTACCATTATTAAAACTTCTTTTGCATCAAGAATTGTTCCAACTCCTACTGTCAATGAAAGTTTTGGTACTCTATCTACATCTCCTCCAAAGAATCTAGCGTTAGCTATAATCGTATCCATAGTTAACTCTTTGTCTCTAGTTCTTGAGCTTAAAGATGATCCAGGCTCATTGAAAGCAATATGTCCATCAGGTCCGATTCCTCCTAAGAATAAATCGATTCCTCCAACTGATTTTATTTTTGCTTCATAATCTTCACACTCTTGTTTGTAATCAGTTGCTAAACCATTAAGTATATTTATATTTTCTTGTTTTATATCTATATGTTTAAAGAAATTCTCATACATATAGTAATGGTAACTTTGATCATTAGCTGGAGATAATCCAACATACTCATCCATATTAAATGTAATAATGTTTTCAAAAGATATTATTCCATCCTTACAGAATTGAATTAATCTTCTATACATTTCTAGAGGTGTTCCTCCAGTAGGTAATCCTAATACGAATGGTTTTTCAGCTGTTGGCTTTGCAGCTAATATTTTTTTTGCAACATATACAGCTGCCCAATCCCCAATATTTTTTTCTGTTATAATTACTCTCATTAAAATCACTCCCTTGATTTAATTATATATTCTATAATAAAGTTACCATTTATTTTCTTAAAAGTCAATCTTTTTCGAAACTTTTTTTCTTTAGAGTTTCATTTTAATGAATTATATTTACATTTTGAATTTTTTTACACTCTCAACAGCATCACCAATTAACCTATTTGCTGTATCTCTATCCATTTGAATCAATTTTATATAAAGAATATCAATAACAGTAAGTTGAGCCATTCTAGAAGAAAGTGAAGTAGATCTTAAGTTACTTTTTTCTACAATTGTACTAAGAGAAATGTCTCCGATATCTTTTATTGGATTTGTAGCAAATTTAGTTAATGTGATTACCTTAACTCCTCTATCTTTAAATTCTAAAATACTTTGATAAATATCTAATGTTTGCCCACTATATGATATAACAAATACAACATCTCCCTCTCCTGCTGTTGATGCATTTGTCAGTTGAATATGTTGATCAGTTTCAAATATAACATTTTTTCCTAACTCCCAAAGCTTGTATTGGAAATCTCTCGCAATAATTCCTGAAAATCCAGCTCCTAGAATAAATATTCTATTAGCTTTCTCAATAGCTTCAGCAGCCTTTTCAATCTCTTCAAAATTTAAAATTTTATATGTATCTTCAACACTTTTAATATTTTCATAAACTACTTTCTTAGCTAGGACCTCTGTGTTGTCTTCAAACTGAATTTCATCATAAATTATATTTATCTCTTTTTCGTTGTTTCTCATAGCTAAATCACCAGCTAAAGCTATTTTAAATTCAGGAAATCCTTTAAATCCTAGTTTCTTAGCAAATCTAACAACTGAAGCCTGACTTACATCACATTTTATTGCTAAATCATAAGTATTCAAAACTTTTATTGCATCTGTATTTTCTAATAAAAAATTTGATATTCTTTTCTCATTTTTTGTAAAACTTTCTTGAAACTCTTTTAATTTTATAAGTGTACCACCCATTATTCATCCTCCATTTTTATATTTTCTCTTTTTTTAAGTTCTTTTTCTATTTCATTTAAAACTTTACGTTTATTTAAGCTCCACTGAGGTTCTATAACCTCCTCCTTTTTTCCATCGCCAGTTATTCTATGTACAACCATATTTTCTGGAAGTGATTCTAAAATTGTTACAACCATCTCTACATACTCTTCCAAAGAAAAAACTTTAAATTTAATCTCATTATAAAGCTTTTCTAATCTTGTTCCTTTTATAATATGAAGAGAATGAATCTTTATTCCCCAAGCACCAGAATCAACAATACACTTGGCAGTTTTTAGAATATTCTCTCTCTCCTCGTTAGGTAGACCAATAATCATATGTGTTACAAACTTTATGTTTTTTTCTTTTAATCTTTTTGCGGTATCTAAATAAACAGGTAAATCATAACCTCTATTTATAAGTTTAGCTACTTTATCATCCACAGTTTGTAATCCTAATTCTAACCAAAAGAAATATTTTTGATTAATTTCATCTAAAAGTTGTAAAATATCATCATCAATACAATCAGGTCTAGTTCCTATAGCTAATCCTAAAACTTTAGGATGGTTCAATGCCTCATAGTACATCTCTCTTAAATGTTTTACATCACCATATGTATTTGTAAAATTTTGAAAATAAGCAATTACTTTCTTATCCTTTATTTTATCTTGAAGAAATTCTAATTGTTCATCTATTTGCTCTGTTATAGTTTTTTTTCTACTTCCTGCAAAATCACCACTTCCAGCATCACTACAAAATACACATCCTCCATAAGCAACTTTACCATCTCTATTAGGACAAGTGAATCCACCGTCTAAAGAAACTTTAAAAATTTTCTCTTTGAATGTTTCTTTGAAATAATCATTGAGTGAATAGAACCTTCTATTATTATACTTAACCATCTATCTTTTCCTTTTCTCTCTCTTTTTCAATTCTTTCTAATTTAGAATAGATACATCCACAATAATCTTGTCTATATAGTTCGTGTTCTTTAGAAAGTGTAACACTTCTTAAGTATCTACTTTTTTTCTTAAAATCGCCTTTTAAAAATTTAACACCATACTCTTTTTCAAGTTCAATCCCTATCTCATTGATCCATTGAGAATTTTTCATAGGACTGATACTTAATACAGTTGTAAAATATTCGTATCCCAGCTCTTTTGCTTTTTTAGCTGTAGCTTCCATTCTTAATCTATAGCACTTATGGCATCTAGCACCTCCCTCCTTCTCTTTTTCAAAGCCTTTTATTTTTTCTATAAAATCTTTTCCAGGACTATACTCTCCTTCTATAATAGTCATTCCAAATTCCATAACATCATTAAAAGTATATTGCTCTTCTAATCTTGTTATATATTCCTCTTTTTCAGTAATATTAGGATTATAAAAATATATATCAATATCTACATATGTTTTTAAATACTCAAGTATTGCACAGCTACACGGTGCACAACAAGAATGTATCAATAATTTTTTCCCACTATTAATACCAATCTTATCAAGTTCTTTTTGCATCTCTAATTCATAGTTTGTTTTCATATAATCATTCCTTTTTTCATTTATATATTGATTATATCATATAATCTAGTGTTTTTTTAAGGTTTCTGTTATAATTAAATTAAATATTTTTCGGAGGTGTTTTATGAATAAAAAAATTTTTGTTATGTTAGCTAATGGATTTGAACTTATTGAAGCGATGGCACCAATAGACATTTTAAGAAGAGCTGGATTAAATGTTGTAACTGTATCTACTTTAGAAAACTCTTTAGAAGTTGAATCAGCTCAAAAAGTTAAAGTTTTAGCTGATACTAATATTGAAAATATAAATTCAGGAGAGGGAGTTATGGTTGTTATTCCTGGTGGATTCCCTGGATTTGTTAATCTTAGAACAGATGAAAAAGTTGTTGAAATTGTAAAAGAATATTTAAATGATAATAGATACGTAGGTGCTATATGTGGAGGACCTACAATTTTAGGTATAAACGACTTAGTTGGAGATTATAAATTCACTTGTCACACTTCTGTAAAAGATGATATGAAGAGTTCTAATTATATGGAGGGGGATGCTATTATTGACAGAAATTTAATCACATCTCCAGGAGCTGGAAAATCTCTTGAATTTGGATTTGCTTTAGCTAGTATTTTTGTAGATGAAGAAGCAATATTAAAAGTAAAAAAAGGTATGGAGTTAGCATAATAAAATATATTTAAATAAAAATAAAATGAAGAGATCATATTAGACCTCTTCATTTTTTAATTTTTTTACTCTTCGTCCTCTTCATCTTCTTCGTCAAAGAAACCGTCATACATTTCATCTTCCTCTTCAATTAGAAGAAAATCTATTTCATCAATGCAGTTTTCTAATTTTAAATTTTCAGGTAACTCATCTTCATTTAAGAATTTGAAATCTTCATCCTCTAACGTTGCTAAGAATAAGTGAGGTAAGAATCTATCAAACTCACTCATATAAGTAGTAGCACCAAAAGGTTGCCCTTGTTTTGAATTTTTATTTAATTCTCTAGAGTATTTTGTATGATTTGAACAATCGTGAACAACAACTGGCCAGTTTTCTTCAACAGCCGCTTTCATCAATTTAAATGTAATCTCTCTAGACCAAAGTGGAGATATGTATCCTCTTCTAGCCATATACATTCTCTCTCCAACATAGTTATTTATATTGTCCTCTCCAAAATGAAGTTCAGCACAATTTATAAAATCTATACCTGTATTTAAAATAGCTTCTTTTTTCTTTAGAAACTCACTATAAAACTCTGGAGTCATTGGAGTTTCTATTCCTACCATTGGAATATATTCTTTTGCAATAGCCATGTTTTCAATAACTTTGTCACTACACTTAACAGCACCTAAATTAAATCTTAACTCATTTAATCCAGCTTCTCCTAATTTTTGTAGGTTTTCTCTTGTGCAAAGAGATCCGTTTGTATACATATGTTGATATACTCCAGCATCACTAAGTTTTTTAATAATTCCATAGTATTTTTCAATTTCTAAGAATGGTTCTAAATAAACATATGCAATTCCACTTGGTTTTTTCTGTATTGATAATAATAGGTCTATATCCTCTTCATAGTAAAGAGTTTCTCCAATTTCCCACATTCCATCAGGGATAGGCTCTTGATTATCGATATTATCATGGTAGTAACAAAACTTACAAAGTAAATTACATTCATGAGTTTTTCTTATTCCACCTAGACCGTCACCAAATAAGCAAGAAACACAACCTTTTGGAAACTTTTGCTGATCTCCTACAAAGAATGTTCTTCCTTTTAAATCTTTTAAATCTCCAATTTCAGATTTCATATCAGCATGTTTTTTATTTACTGCTAACTCAATCTGTCTCATAGTTGACTCTATAATCGGATTAAATCTTTTATATACCTCTGTTTTATCTCCTGAAAGAGATGATAAATGGCTAAACCATTCTAACGCATCTTTTTTTGAAATTCTCATTATTTCTCTCCTATTCTTTAACTACTCTAATTATTCTTTTGTTGCAAATGCTAAATCTATAATCTTAAACCCATCAATGGCGGCACTGATTATTCCACCTGCATACCCAGCTCCCTCTCCTATTGGATAAAGTCCTTTTGTATTGATTGATTCTCCAAGTTCATTTCTAGTTATTTTTACTGGTGCAGAAGTTCTTGTTTCTGGACCAATTAAGTTTGCATGTTCACTTATAAAGTTTCTTTGAGTTTTTTCCCAATATCCCATAGCCATTTTCATATTATCAGCTATAACTTTAGGGAATAGGTTATTCAAATCGTAACTCTTAAGTTCCATCTCATAACTCGATTCTATTTTTCTATTTGTTTTCTTTCCTTTTAAGAAATCCAATGTATTTTGATAAAGAGCTCCATAGTTTCCAACCTCGTCGTATGTTGCTTTTTCTAATTTATCTTGATATTCCATTCCTGAGAATAGCTCATCTCCGAATTCGTTTGCTTTTACTCCTACAACTAAAGCCGAATTAGAGAATCTGCCATCTCTTGTAGAGTAACTCATTCCATTTACTAAACTTCCACCCTCTTGCGATGCAGCATTAACTATCACTCCACCTGGACACATACAGAATGAGAATACTCCTCTCTCCTCTTCTCTATTGTTATAAGTTAAGCTATACGTTGCGGCTTCTAAGTTTGGATGAGATGCCATCTTCCCATATTGCATAGCATCTATATCAACTCTTGGATGTTCAATTCTAGCCCCTATAGCAAATGGTTTATTTTCCATAAATACACCTTTAGAATGTAACATTCTATATGTATCTCTTGAAGAGTGTCCAATTCCTAAAACAATATGATCAAACAGTTCAATCTCTTCAGTTACAATTGAAGACTTTAAGTTTTGAAGTTTTAATCCTTTTACTACTCCATCTAAAATAATAATATCTTTTATTAGAGTACTGAAGTGAAACTCTCCACCCATTTTTATAATTTTCTCTCTCAGATTTTTTACTACTACTTTTAAAATATCTGTTCCTACATGTGGTTTGTAATCCCAAAGAATTTGTTCTTGAGCTCCATTCTCTACTAACTCTAAGAAAACTTTATTCATGTATCCACTTTTAACTCTAGTGTTTAGCTTTCCATCCGAGTAAGTTCCAGCTCCTCCCTCTCCAAATTGTATATTCGAGTTTGGATTTAGCATACTGAACTTTACAAATTCATCGATAGTCTTATCTCTATCATCAACTTTTTCTCCACGTTCATATATAATCGGTTTAATTCCAAGTTCACATAGTCTTAAAGCTGCAAATAGACCAGCTGGTCCTGCTCCAATAACAGCAACTCTTTCTATTCCTGACTTTGCAGTTAAAACATCTTCTAAAATCTCTTTAGCTAGATTAACATTTGTTAAAGTAGCTACATCTACATCACTTTTTAGTGTTACCTCTATATTGTAAACAAATTTTATATCCGTTTTTTTCCTACTATCTATTGATCTCTTTGAGTATTCTATTCTCTCTATATTTTCTGCTTTAATACCTCTTTTGATGATCTCTTTTTTCAGTTCAAGGTTTTGATCTCTCTCAATAGAAACATTAATATTGTTTATAACAACTTTCACTTTACACCTCTTTTTCAATAAAAAAGCTTCGAATGTTATTCTCCAAAAGAATTGTATTCGAAGCATTCCATAATTATCCTATTTTTTCCTCTAAAGTTTTACCAACTCTAAATTTAACAACTTTTTTCTCTTTTAATTTCATTTTCTTACCTGTTTGTGGGTTTCTTACGTGTCTGGCTGCTCTAGTAACTACTTCAAATTTTCCCCATCCGATAAATGATACTGGTTCACCTTCAACTAGCTTTTGTTCAACTAAATCTAAAAATAACTTAACTGCTTTCTCTGCATCTTTTTTAGTGTATTCACCTGTTTTTGCAAATAATTCGATAAACTCTTTTTTAGTCATTGTTACCCTCCTTGAACTATTATAAAATATAGTATACAAGAAACCAAAAACTTGAAAACCCTTGATTTATGGTATCTTTAAACCGATTATACTCACTAAACCCTTAAATGTCAATAGTTTATAGTGATTTTTTTAGTTTTTTTGCTTTTTTCTACTAAATAATACCATAAAGGTAGATAAAAATCAATCAAAGATAACCTTTTTAAAAAAATTTTATTTGATTATTCCTCTCTCCTTATATGATAAAAGTTGAGGTAACATATATTTTTCATACAGTTCTGGAGTATATATTTTTATAACTTCAGCTCTTTTTAAAACCATCTCTAACGGAGCATTAAATTTTTTCCAAGTATGACCATCTGAAGTTAAATTTTGCATAAACCCTTGATATCTATCACACACATTTGCAAATTTAGCTTCATTGCTCTCACAATCTTCAAATTCTATCCATAAATTTAAGAAATACTCTTTTTGATCTTCTGGTAGGAGAGAGAAAATTTTTACAGCGGCTTTCAGTTCCTCTTCTCTCTTATCTGCTCTTTGAGCACCAAAAGCGGGAGTATCTCCTGCGTAAATTTCAACTAAGTCATGTATAAGTATCATTTTTAATGATTTCTCTAAATCTACCTCTTCTATAAAATACTCTTTTATAGTTAATGCTACTAGGGCCATATGCCAGCTGTGCTCTGCATCGTTTTCCTCTCTTTTTCCTTCAACAACTAAAGATTGTCTGAAAACATCCTTTATTTTGTCAATTTCAAATAAAAATTCCATCTGCTTTTGTATTCTTTCCATTTAAACACACAACCCCTTTTTTTAGTTTCGTTTTTATCTTCTATAACGCTTTTTTTGCTCTTCTATATTTTTTGTTCTTGCGTTTATTTTCTTATTGTATTTCTTTTTAGGAAGTTCTAGTGTTGACATGACCCCTGTAACATATTCAATCTCTTTTTCTGGAATGGCTATTCCCATATGCTTTTGAATATCAACTAACATCTCTGTATTTCTATCAGTTACAAAAAGATATGAGTCCCCTTTCTCTCCGGCTCTTCCTGTTCTACCAATTCTATGGATGTAGCTCTCTACGTCCTCTGTTATATCATAATTAAAGATATGAGTTACACCTGTTATATCGACACCTCTAGCGGCAACATCAGTAGCTACTAAAAATTGAAACTCTACATCTTTAAAGGCTTTCATTATTTTTTCTCTTTTAGCTTGTGGAATATCACTATGAAGCTTCTGACAAGAGTATCCTCTTGCCGAAAGTTCCTCTTCTAAACTATCCACTCTAACTTTTGTTCTACAGAAAATAATTCCCATAAATGGATTTGTTTCATTAAGAAGAGAGCAAAGAGTATCTAACTTTCTTCTATCACTT
Above is a window of Cetobacterium sp. ZOR0034 DNA encoding:
- a CDS encoding HD family hydrolase translates to MERIQKQMEFLFEIDKIKDVFRQSLVVEGKREENDAEHSWHMALVALTIKEYFIEEVDLEKSLKMILIHDLVEIYAGDTPAFGAQRADKREEELKAAVKIFSLLPEDQKEYFLNLWIEFEDCESNEAKFANVCDRYQGFMQNLTSDGHTWKKFNAPLEMVLKRAEVIKIYTPELYEKYMLPQLLSYKERGIIK
- the nagB gene encoding glucosamine-6-phosphate deaminase translates to MRVIITEKNIGDWAAVYVAKKILAAKPTAEKPFVLGLPTGGTPLEMYRRLIQFCKDGIISFENIITFNMDEYVGLSPANDQSYHYYMYENFFKHIDIKQENINILNGLATDYKQECEDYEAKIKSVGGIDLFLGGIGPDGHIAFNEPGSSLSSRTRDKELTMDTIIANARFFGGDVDRVPKLSLTVGVGTILDAKEVLIMVNGHGKARALHHAVEQGVNHMWTISALQLHPKGIIVSDEAACTELKVGTYRYFKDIEKANLDTDLLIEELYKSCGK
- a CDS encoding DJ-1 family glyoxalase III; the encoded protein is MNKKIFVMLANGFELIEAMAPIDILRRAGLNVVTVSTLENSLEVESAQKVKVLADTNIENINSGEGVMVVIPGGFPGFVNLRTDEKVVEIVKEYLNDNRYVGAICGGPTILGINDLVGDYKFTCHTSVKDDMKSSNYMEGDAIIDRNLITSPGAGKSLEFGFALASIFVDEEAILKVKKGMELA
- a CDS encoding NAD(P)/FAD-dependent oxidoreductase → MKVVINNINVSIERDQNLELKKEIIKRGIKAENIERIEYSKRSIDSRKKTDIKFVYNIEVTLKSDVDVATLTNVNLAKEILEDVLTAKSGIERVAVIGAGPAGLFAALRLCELGIKPIIYERGEKVDDRDKTIDEFVKFSMLNPNSNIQFGEGGAGTYSDGKLNTRVKSGYMNKVFLELVENGAQEQILWDYKPHVGTDILKVVVKNLREKIIKMGGEFHFSTLIKDIIILDGVVKGLKLQNLKSSIVTEEIELFDHIVLGIGHSSRDTYRMLHSKGVFMENKPFAIGARIEHPRVDIDAMQYGKMASHPNLEAATYSLTYNNREEERGVFSFCMCPGGVIVNAASQEGGSLVNGMSYSTRDGRFSNSALVVGVKANEFGDELFSGMEYQDKLEKATYDEVGNYGALYQNTLDFLKGKKTNRKIESSYEMELKSYDLNNLFPKVIADNMKMAMGYWEKTQRNFISEHANLIGPETRTSAPVKITRNELGESINTKGLYPIGEGAGYAGGIISAAIDGFKIIDLAFATKE
- a CDS encoding HU family DNA-binding protein, which produces MTKKEFIELFAKTGEYTKKDAEKAVKLFLDLVEQKLVEGEPVSFIGWGKFEVVTRAARHVRNPQTGKKMKLKEKKVVKFRVGKTLEEKIG
- a CDS encoding epoxyqueuosine reductase QueH, with amino-acid sequence MKTNYELEMQKELDKIGINSGKKLLIHSCCAPCSCAILEYLKTYVDIDIYFYNPNITEKEEYITRLEEQYTFNDVMEFGMTIIEGEYSPGKDFIEKIKGFEKEKEGGARCHKCYRLRMEATAKKAKELGYEYFTTVLSISPMKNSQWINEIGIELEKEYGVKFLKGDFKKKSRYLRSVTLSKEHELYRQDYCGCIYSKLERIEKEREKEKIDG
- a CDS encoding MurR/RpiR family transcriptional regulator, which codes for MGGTLIKLKEFQESFTKNEKRISNFLLENTDAIKVLNTYDLAIKCDVSQASVVRFAKKLGFKGFPEFKIALAGDLAMRNNEKEINIIYDEIQFEDNTEVLAKKVVYENIKSVEDTYKILNFEEIEKAAEAIEKANRIFILGAGFSGIIARDFQYKLWELGKNVIFETDQHIQLTNASTAGEGDVVFVISYSGQTLDIYQSILEFKDRGVKVITLTKFATNPIKDIGDISLSTIVEKSNLRSTSLSSRMAQLTVIDILYIKLIQMDRDTANRLIGDAVESVKKFKM
- a CDS encoding TIGR01212 family radical SAM protein (This family includes YhcC from E. coli K-12, an uncharacterized radical SAM protein.), giving the protein MVKYNNRRFYSLNDYFKETFKEKIFKVSLDGGFTCPNRDGKVAYGGCVFCSDAGSGDFAGSRKKTITEQIDEQLEFLQDKIKDKKVIAYFQNFTNTYGDVKHLREMYYEALNHPKVLGLAIGTRPDCIDDDILQLLDEINQKYFFWLELGLQTVDDKVAKLINRGYDLPVYLDTAKRLKEKNIKFVTHMIIGLPNEERENILKTAKCIVDSGAWGIKIHSLHIIKGTRLEKLYNEIKFKVFSLEEYVEMVVTILESLPENMVVHRITGDGKKEEVIEPQWSLNKRKVLNEIEKELKKRENIKMEDE
- the nagA gene encoding N-acetylglucosamine-6-phosphate deacetylase, with translation MKAIINGELFIGNKFYTGKALVLDGERIVDILSEDELKTVYGEIEVIDAEKGYVTPGFIDLQLNGCGGVLFNDDISLKTLEIMHKTNLRYGCTSFTPTLITTGDENIEKALELVQSIENKGKYGILGLHIEGPYISKDKKGIHNPKFIRKADEAMIDKIVAAGKENVKIITLAPENTEKGIISKLNLAGIHVAVGHSNATYEEVKEKEGFGITLATHLYNAMTSFNHREPGVVGAIFDSDIKAGVIADGFHCHYSAIKSAIKIMGERLFLVTDAAAPVGTDMEYFYFEGNKVYYKDGKCFGEDGTLGGSALTMDAGVRNLVKFCDITLEEAIRMATLYPAKAINIDNEYGKISPGYFADIVILDKHLKLKKVIAKGELV
- a CDS encoding radical SAM protein encodes the protein MRISKKDALEWFSHLSSLSGDKTEVYKRFNPIIESTMRQIELAVNKKHADMKSEIGDLKDLKGRTFFVGDQQKFPKGCVSCLFGDGLGGIRKTHECNLLCKFCYYHDNIDNQEPIPDGMWEIGETLYYEEDIDLLLSIQKKPSGIAYVYLEPFLEIEKYYGIIKKLSDAGVYQHMYTNGSLCTRENLQKLGEAGLNELRFNLGAVKCSDKVIENMAIAKEYIPMVGIETPMTPEFYSEFLKKKEAILNTGIDFINCAELHFGEDNINNYVGERMYMARRGYISPLWSREITFKLMKAAVEENWPVVVHDCSNHTKYSRELNKNSKQGQPFGATTYMSEFDRFLPHLFLATLEDEDFKFLNEDELPENLKLENCIDEIDFLLIEEEDEMYDGFFDEEDEEDEE